One Lactobacillus crispatus DNA segment encodes these proteins:
- a CDS encoding lactate oxidase, which produces MTHYYEGFPQSDRDEKIKMVNVDELEERVKKVMPEGAYYYIASGAENEWTWRNNTAAFNHFQIVPRALTEMADPQTDTDFMGMHLKTPIMIAPIACHGIAHKDAEVATQKGAAMAGALFSSSTYANKSVEEIAAAAPEAPRFFQLYLSKDWNFNQMVFDAIKKAGYQGIFLTVDALVSGYREANLRTNFTYPVPLDFFKRYLGAKGKGQSVAQMYASSAQKIGPEDVKRIKKESGLPVFVKGVMCAEDAYKAIGAGADGIYVTNHGGREVDGAPATIDVLPEIAQAVNHRVPIIFDSGVRRGSHIFKALALGADIVGIGRPYLYGLALGGAHGVASVIEQLNDELKIDMQLTGCKTIDDVKHAKLTHIAYTADNLPSNTDPSRRKEYPITDENQVKQTDAVSGASKLEGKPAPEPEADTTTGVSVR; this is translated from the coding sequence ATGACCCACTACTACGAAGGCTTTCCACAAAGTGACCGCGATGAAAAAATCAAGATGGTGAATGTGGATGAACTTGAAGAACGTGTTAAGAAGGTAATGCCAGAAGGTGCATATTATTATATTGCTTCGGGTGCAGAAAATGAATGGACCTGGCGTAACAATACTGCTGCTTTTAATCATTTTCAAATTGTACCTCGTGCTTTGACTGAGATGGCTGATCCGCAAACTGATACTGATTTTATGGGGATGCACTTAAAGACGCCAATTATGATCGCTCCAATTGCTTGTCATGGAATTGCACATAAAGATGCGGAAGTCGCAACGCAAAAGGGTGCTGCTATGGCTGGTGCGCTCTTTAGTTCTAGTACTTATGCTAATAAGAGTGTAGAAGAAATTGCAGCTGCAGCTCCAGAAGCACCAAGGTTTTTCCAACTTTATTTGAGTAAAGACTGGAATTTTAATCAGATGGTTTTTGATGCAATTAAAAAAGCTGGTTATCAAGGCATTTTCTTAACCGTTGATGCTTTGGTATCAGGTTATCGTGAAGCAAACTTGCGGACTAACTTTACTTATCCTGTACCATTGGATTTCTTTAAGCGTTACCTTGGTGCAAAAGGTAAAGGTCAAAGCGTAGCTCAAATGTACGCTTCTTCTGCGCAAAAGATTGGTCCTGAAGATGTTAAAAGAATAAAGAAAGAATCAGGGTTGCCAGTCTTTGTTAAAGGTGTTATGTGTGCTGAAGATGCCTATAAAGCAATTGGGGCCGGTGCTGATGGAATTTACGTAACTAATCATGGTGGTCGTGAAGTTGATGGTGCTCCTGCTACCATTGATGTTTTGCCAGAAATTGCGCAAGCAGTAAATCATCGGGTGCCAATTATCTTTGATTCAGGTGTCCGTCGTGGCTCTCATATCTTTAAAGCTTTGGCTTTGGGTGCTGACATTGTTGGAATCGGTCGTCCATATCTTTATGGTTTAGCCTTAGGTGGTGCGCATGGGGTTGCTTCAGTTATTGAACAATTAAATGATGAATTAAAGATTGATATGCAATTAACGGGATGCAAGACAATTGATGATGTTAAGCATGCTAAATTGACGCACATTGCTTATACTGCTGATAATTTGCCATCTAATACTGATCCAAGCAGACGCAAGGAATATCCGATAACTGATGAAAATCAAGTTAAGCAAACTGATGCGGTATCTGGTGCTTCTAAGTTAGAAGGAAAGCCAGCTCCTGAACCAGAGGCTGATACCACAACTGGCGTTTCAGTAAGATAA
- a CDS encoding metal-sulfur cluster assembly factor, with product MRDSKTIKNDIIEHLAQVIDPELNVDVVNLGLIYEIDLDQDGICLINMTLTTPACPLTDYLIKQITTAVKKVPEVKNVDVEFVWYPVWTPERMSDAAKKYFKIQ from the coding sequence ATGCGTGATAGCAAAACAATTAAAAACGATATTATTGAACATTTAGCTCAAGTTATTGACCCAGAATTAAACGTCGATGTGGTCAACTTGGGGCTGATTTATGAAATTGACCTCGATCAAGATGGGATCTGTCTCATCAATATGACATTAACTACACCTGCCTGTCCTTTGACTGATTATTTGATCAAGCAGATTACAACAGCCGTTAAAAAAGTCCCTGAAGTTAAAAATGTTGATGTAGAATTTGTCTGGTATCCTGTTTGGACCCCTGAACGGATGAGTGATGCGGCTAAAAAATACTTCAAAATACAATAA
- the sdaAA gene encoding L-serine ammonia-lyase, iron-sulfur-dependent, subunit alpha encodes MYNHIKEIVTAAEKTHKPISELIIEQECQLSGLPREKVWQRMKYNLQTMRAAVKRGESGNGVFSKTGLTGGEAIKLKKYREKGHTLSGDTMMAAVENAIATNEVNAAMGVVCATPTAGSSGTLPGVLFLLEKRLQLSEEQMIRFLFTAGGFGMVIANNAEIAGATGGCQAEVGSASAMGAAAAVEVAGGSAEQSAQALSIAMSNLLGLVCDPIAGLVEVPCVKRNGIGAGNALIAADMALAGCTSVIPADECIEAMKKVGHQMPASLRETGLGGLAGTPTGQAIKAKIFGKDA; translated from the coding sequence ATGTATAACCATATTAAGGAAATTGTTACTGCAGCAGAAAAAACGCACAAACCTATTTCTGAATTAATTATTGAACAAGAATGTCAACTATCAGGCTTGCCACGAGAAAAAGTCTGGCAGCGCATGAAATATAACTTGCAAACTATGCGAGCTGCCGTTAAAAGAGGTGAATCTGGAAACGGTGTCTTTTCAAAAACTGGCTTAACTGGTGGCGAAGCAATTAAGCTGAAAAAATATCGCGAGAAAGGACACACACTTTCAGGCGATACAATGATGGCAGCAGTTGAAAATGCCATAGCCACTAACGAAGTCAATGCAGCGATGGGCGTTGTCTGCGCTACCCCGACGGCTGGTTCTTCCGGCACTTTACCTGGCGTTCTATTTTTATTAGAAAAAAGATTACAGCTCAGCGAAGAGCAAATGATTCGCTTTCTTTTTACTGCTGGCGGTTTTGGCATGGTGATTGCCAATAATGCCGAAATTGCGGGGGCAACTGGCGGCTGTCAAGCAGAAGTCGGTAGTGCCTCAGCCATGGGTGCTGCCGCGGCAGTTGAAGTAGCTGGTGGCAGTGCTGAACAAAGTGCCCAAGCTTTATCGATTGCGATGTCTAACTTGCTTGGGTTAGTCTGTGATCCGATTGCCGGTTTGGTTGAAGTTCCCTGCGTCAAAAGAAATGGTATTGGCGCTGGTAATGCACTTATCGCAGCTGATATGGCGCTAGCGGGATGTACAAGTGTAATCCCAGCTGATGAATGTATTGAAGCAATGAAGAAAGTTGGTCATCAAATGCCGGCATCTCTGCGTGAAACTGGACTCGGCGGTTTAGCTGGTACACCAACAGGTCAAGCAATTAAAGCAAAAATTTTTGGTAAAGATGCGTAG
- a CDS encoding serine dehydratase beta chain: MTNRYKSVFDIIGPVMVGPSSSHTAGAVAIGRAGYKLFGGTPSKVTVHYYDSFAQTHRGHGTDYAIAAGILGFDSDDLRVPKAPEIARQRGVDLRFVEEDGPSPIGHPNTAILNMSNDKKKVELAGCSIGGGAIEIRKIVLHNTEIQPAGALPIIILVDPHKNIRIEQELTALLHEKAPFSRKRIFHTKNYNIYEYDVENYLHPDLLRELKKKFENIICL; this comes from the coding sequence ATGACTAATCGGTATAAAAGTGTTTTTGACATTATTGGCCCCGTAATGGTGGGACCATCAAGTTCACATACGGCCGGAGCCGTCGCTATTGGACGCGCTGGTTACAAACTTTTTGGCGGTACCCCGAGTAAAGTTACCGTTCATTATTACGACTCTTTCGCCCAAACTCACCGTGGTCATGGAACAGACTATGCTATTGCGGCAGGTATTTTAGGCTTTGACTCAGACGATCTACGCGTACCAAAGGCACCTGAGATTGCACGCCAGCGCGGCGTAGATTTACGTTTTGTTGAAGAAGATGGTCCTAGCCCAATTGGTCACCCTAATACTGCTATTTTAAATATGTCTAATGATAAAAAGAAAGTGGAATTGGCTGGATGCTCTATCGGTGGTGGTGCAATTGAAATTCGCAAAATTGTCTTACATAATACCGAGATTCAACCTGCTGGTGCATTACCTATTATTATTTTAGTTGATCCACACAAAAACATTCGCATTGAACAAGAGCTTACCGCGCTCTTGCACGAAAAAGCACCCTTTAGTCGCAAACGAATTTTTCATACTAAAAACTATAATATTTATGAATATGATGTAGAAAATTATCTTCATCCTGATTTATTGCGAGAACTAAAGAAAAAATTTGAGAATATTATTTGTTTATAA
- the abc-f gene encoding ribosomal protection-like ABC-F family protein — protein sequence MSTISLKNVSFAYDGQDKIFDNLNLNLDSNWKLGLIGRNGRGKTTFMKMLLKQVEYQGTIQSDLEFNYYPQVINNPDNLTIYALQEQFNFEEWELKRELNLLHAKENIIWQPFSTLSGGEQTKILLALCFINQHSFALLDEPTNHLDEDTRNQVAQYLHNKKQGLIVISHDRNFVDKVVDHTLAIEMQKIRLEQGNYTRYEKQKELEDESNIAYNAKLEKQIKNLHASQQKMQTFAQRSESNKNAGAKMKGDIRHRSTVYDKGFMGHKAAKKMKLAKNVEARLDKNIEERKGLLKNIEADNDLAMNFVPDHHKHLITAKGVSLAYDKLPLFQPTTFDLMRGHQIVITGKNGIGKSSLFKAITNTFAGTITGRLHSADKISISYLSQIEQSNNLSLKDFAQKHHLNYADFLNILHKLGTERDIFTNSINQMSSGQQKKVYLAKSLLEPANLYLWDEPLNYLDVFNQEQIIQLIKKYHPTMLVIEHDQRFIDELGAQVIHLT from the coding sequence ATGTCTACAATTTCACTAAAAAACGTTTCATTTGCCTATGACGGTCAGGATAAAATTTTTGATAATTTAAACCTAAATCTCGATTCTAATTGGAAACTTGGCTTAATCGGTCGTAATGGTCGCGGCAAAACCACTTTTATGAAAATGTTGCTAAAACAGGTCGAATATCAAGGAACTATTCAAAGTGATTTAGAATTCAATTACTATCCTCAGGTAATTAATAATCCCGATAACCTTACTATTTATGCTTTACAAGAACAGTTTAATTTCGAGGAATGGGAGTTAAAACGAGAATTAAATCTGCTTCATGCTAAAGAAAATATCATTTGGCAGCCCTTTTCAACACTTAGTGGCGGTGAACAAACAAAAATTTTACTGGCGCTTTGTTTTATTAATCAACATTCCTTTGCCCTACTAGATGAACCAACGAATCACCTCGATGAAGATACACGGAATCAAGTAGCACAATATCTGCATAATAAAAAACAGGGATTAATTGTAATCAGCCATGACCGAAATTTTGTAGATAAAGTTGTCGATCACACCCTAGCAATTGAAATGCAAAAAATTAGGCTGGAACAAGGAAACTATACTCGTTATGAAAAACAAAAAGAATTAGAAGATGAATCTAATATCGCTTATAATGCAAAGTTAGAAAAGCAAATTAAAAATCTCCATGCCAGTCAACAAAAGATGCAAACTTTTGCCCAGCGTTCCGAAAGCAACAAAAATGCGGGAGCCAAGATGAAAGGCGATATTCGACATAGAAGTACAGTTTACGATAAAGGATTCATGGGACACAAAGCCGCCAAAAAAATGAAACTTGCCAAAAATGTAGAAGCAAGATTAGATAAAAATATCGAAGAAAGAAAGGGTCTTTTAAAAAATATTGAAGCAGACAATGACCTAGCCATGAATTTTGTCCCCGACCATCATAAACATCTAATTACTGCTAAAGGAGTTAGCCTTGCTTATGACAAGCTTCCCCTTTTCCAACCTACTACCTTTGATTTAATGCGTGGTCACCAAATTGTGATTACTGGTAAAAACGGTATAGGAAAATCTAGTTTGTTTAAGGCAATTACTAATACTTTTGCTGGAACAATTACTGGCAGATTGCATTCAGCTGATAAGATTTCAATCTCCTATTTATCACAGATTGAACAATCTAATAACCTATCATTAAAAGATTTTGCCCAAAAGCACCACCTTAACTATGCCGATTTTCTCAATATCTTACACAAATTAGGTACTGAACGTGATATATTCACTAATTCAATTAATCAAATGTCTTCAGGCCAACAAAAAAAGGTCTACTTAGCCAAGTCCTTACTTGAACCAGCAAATTTGTATCTTTGGGATGAGCCTTTGAACTATTTAGATGTCTTTAACCAAGAACAAATTATTCAATTAATTAAAAAATATCATCCTACTATGCTAGTAATTGAACATGATCAGCGCTTTATTGATGAATTAGGTGCTCAAGTCATTCACCTAACATAG